One stretch of Acanthochromis polyacanthus isolate Apoly-LR-REF ecotype Palm Island chromosome 16, KAUST_Apoly_ChrSc, whole genome shotgun sequence DNA includes these proteins:
- the sprtn gene encoding DNA-dependent metalloprotease SPRTN — protein sequence MDEDFLLATQLQEQFNYEYETSLFSSKGFEDSGFGQSSKKRKVEVTEGGSDVVPYWKPTPQPERPLSIVDESWEMLDPSPDVRAMFLEFNDMFFWGKLSGVEVRWSPRMTLCAGVCSYEGRGGLCSIRLSEPLLKLRPRKDLVETLLHEMIHALLFVTQNNRDRDGHGPEFCKHMHRINKASGTKITVYHSFHDEVDVYRQHWWRCNGPCQSRKPYFGFVKRAMNRAPSSLDPWWEDHRRTCGGTYTKVKEPEGYGKKGKKDGKTMEKKASGNGKPSSTTPGSSRSQDIRNVIPFSGKGFVLGGSSQNSTSSSPSNKALVPVVRTPLSSPLSSPKNFFTPSSPAKSLTSPVRSGLGDSTSGIPSSSPSVRAATSTGKKPPVKRSVGNTRVFVNINGSPVRIPKSHSSSSQGADKIKQKSIDDLFNSTSLRKSATQSSVSNTETKRDSLMSPKSTTTTRVTSSPPRSKPGVNISNHFKSSSVASTGSQSSAAKPTQSTYFTDSHSSSTSGAAGGSQTSRKRPWDDRSSSASIFDFFQKTLSSDSAASRELIKTESPAMQQRTATTTSSSSSTSLQSSAGLDSVASSSSSSSSALMVSCPVCQAKVQESTINEHLDSCLS from the exons ATGGACGAGGACTTTCTGCTCGCCACTCAGCTACAGGAGCAGTTTAACTATGAATATGAGACCTCGTTATTTTCATCAAAAGGCTTTGAGGACAGTGGCTTCGGGCAGAGCAGTAAGAAACGGAAAGTGGAGGTAACTGAAGGTGGCAGTGATGTTGTTCCCTACTGGAAGCCGACTCCTCAGCCCGAGAGGCCGCTGTCCATCGTTGACGAGTCCTGGGAGATGCTTGACCCCAGCCCCGATGTGAGGGCCATGTTCCTGGAGTTCAACGATATGTTCTTCTGGGGGAAACTCAGCGGAGTGGAGGTCAGGTGGAGCCCCAGAATGACACT GTGTGCTGGTGTGTGTTCGTATGAGGGCCGAGGTGGTCTGTGTTCAATCAGACTCAGTGAGCCTCTGTTGAAGCTCAGGCCCCGAAAAGACCTGGTGGAG ACCCTCCTCCATGAAATGATTCATGCACTCCTGTTTGTGACCCAGAACAACCGAGATAGAGATGGCCACGGACCAGAGTTCTGCAAACATATGCACCGGATCAACAAGGCCAGTGGGACGAAAATTACC GTCTATCACAGCTTCCACGATGAGGTTGATGTGTACCGGCAGCACTGGTGGCGCTGCAACGGACCCTGCCAGAGCCGCAAGCCATACTTTGGCTTTGTGAAGAGGGCTATGAACCGGGCTCCATCCTCTCTGGACCCTTGGTGGGAGGATCACCGGAGGACTTGTGGGGGGACTTATACCAAGGTGAAGGAGCCTGAAGGTTATggcaaaaaaggcaaaaaggaTGGCAAGACAATGGAGAAGAAGGCCTCAGGAAATGGGAAGCCTTCAAGTACAACTCCAG GATCTTCTAGATCTCAGGATATAAGGAACGTCATCCCATTTAGTGGAAAAGGCTTCGTCCTTGGAGGGAGCTCTCAGAACTCCACGTCTTCCTCTCCATCTAACAAAGCACTCGTGCCTGTTGTGAGAACACCTTTGTCcagccctctctcctctcctaaGAATTTCTTCACCCCTTCATCTCCTGCTAAAAGTCTCACCTCTCCTGTTCGCTCTGGCCTGGGTGACTCAACCAGTGGGATCCCCAGCTCCTCTCCCTCAGTCAGAGCAGCTACTTCCACAGGGAAAAAGCCACCCGTAAAGAGGTCTGTTGGTAACACGAGGGTTTTTGTCAACATTAACGGCTCACCGGTAAGAATCCCTAAATCCCACAGCAGTAGCAGCCAAGGAGCAGATAAAATCAAACAGAAGTCCATTGACGACCTCTTCAACAGCACAAGCCTCAGGAAGTCAGCGACTCAGTCCTCCGTCTCCAACACAGAGACTAAAAGAGACTCACTGATGTCACCAAAGAGTACCACGACTACCCGTGTAACTTCTTCACCTCCTAGATCTAAGCCTGGTGTCAATATTTCCAACCATTTTAAGTCCTCATCTGTAGCTTCCACAGGATCCCAAAGCAGTGCTGCTAAACCCACACAGTCCACGTATTTCACTGATTCTCACAGCAGCAGTACATCAGGAGCAGCTGGTGGGAGTCAGACATCGAGGAAGAGGCCGTGGGACGACCGCAGCAGCTCAGCCAGCATCTTCGACTTCTTCCAGAAGACATTAAGCAGCGATTCAGCAGCGTCGAGGGAGTTGATAAAGACAGAATCGCCCGCAATGCAGCAAAGAACTGCGACTACtacgtcctcctcctcctctacatCTCTTCAGTCCTCTGCAGGACTTGACAGTGTCGCCTCCtcgtcctcatcctcctcctctgcgcTGATGGTCAGCTGTCCTGTGTGCCAAGCTAAAGTGCAGGAGTCTACGATCAACGAGCATCTTGATTCCTGCCTCTCCTGA